A window of the Lactuca sativa cultivar Salinas chromosome 5, Lsat_Salinas_v11, whole genome shotgun sequence genome harbors these coding sequences:
- the LOC111898401 gene encoding ankyrin repeat-containing protein At5g02620: MNPNLFDASLTGNVQLLNALLQEDELVLDRIPLSCFSETPLHIAALRGHLDFVKILVRKKPKLAMSLDSQRRTALHLASTEGHVEIVCELLNVMSPEGWRFHDQEGRTALQLAVMNEQLEIIKLLIQKDVGKELQRNGETILHTCISWNRFEAMKLLSELWNDEELAKLTDCNDNTLLHLAVVHKQIQTVTYLLQKPSVRAAGTIVNGHGFTALDILDHCPQDLGALQIRSLLMEANFLRAKDVSYSLRPFQSSTESKSSEAVANPESKHKLGCMSRVWKWYLNHNGDWLEKQRGILILAAILVAGTSFYSGLHPPGGTFINSNDGPLGNAVQTEVVMGNSTTFVIHNTIIMVVSMMIALVFLCGISLRNKFCLWVLNLASACILFYTTLTYLQEIAWMSPDSWVNAPTAYMCFAWILLCFLFAFIHTVFFGIWAIKKLLNARARKRNNI; this comes from the exons ATGAACCCAAACCTGTTCGACGCATCCTTAACAGGAAATGTACAACTCCTTAATGCATTGCTCCAGGAGGACGAGCTCGTTCTTGACAGGATTCCACTCAGCTGCTTCAGCGAAACACCATTGCACATTGCAGCCTTGAGAGGCCACCTCGATTTTGTGAAGATTCTTGTGCGTAAAAAACCGAAACTCGCTATGTCTCTTGATTCGCAAAGAAGAACAGCTCTCCACTTGGCATCTACCGAGGGCCACGTGGAGATTGTATGTGAACTCCTGAACGTGATGAGTCCTGAAGGATGGCGTTTCCACGACCAAGAAGGAAGAACAGCGCTGCAGTTGGCTGTCATGAATGAACAATTAGAGATAATAAAACTTCTGATTCAGAAAGATGTTGGTAAAGAGCTACAAAGAAACGGGGAGACCATTTTGCATACGTGCATCTCATGGAATCGCTTTGAGGCCATGAAATTGCTGTCTGAACTATGGAATGATGAAGAGCTGGCGAAGCTCACAGATTGCAATGACAACACCCTCCTTCACCTAGCTGTTGTTCATAAACAGATCCAG aCTGTTACGTATCTTCTTCAGAAACCAAGTGTTAGAGCAGCTGGAACTATTGTTAATGGACATGGATTCACAGCACTTGATATTCTTGATCATTGTCCACAGGATCTCGGCGCATTACAAATTCGTAGTTTACTTATGGAAGCCAACTTTCTGAGAGCTAAAGATGTTAGCTATTCCCTTAGACCATTTCAAAGTTCAACGGAATCCAAATCCTCAGAAGCAGTTGCCAATCCGGAAAGCAAGCACAAATTAGGATGCATGTCAAGAGTATGGAAGTGGTATCTGAATCACAATGGAGACTGGTTGGAGAAACAACGTGGGATTCTGATTTTGGCAGCGATATTAGTGGCAGGAACATCATTCTATTCTGGGCTACACCCTCCAGGAGGAACGTTTATTAATTCTAATGATGGACCTCTGGGAAACGCAGTTCAAACAGAAGTAGTAATGGGTAATTCCACCACATTCGTGATACATAATACCATAATCATGGTTGTTTCAATGATGATTGCTCTAGTGTTTCTGTGTGGAATCTCTCTACGGAACAAGTTCTGTTTGTGGGTGCTTAACCTCGCAAGTGCTTGCATCCTGTTTTATACGACTCTTACTTATTTACAGGAGATAGCCTGGATGTCGCCTGATTCCTGGGTGAATGCTCCAACAGCTTACATGTGTTTTGCATGGATACTGCTGTGCTTTTTGTTTGCCTTCATCCACACGGTATTCTTCGGAATATGGGCGATAAAGAAGCTCTTGAACGCTAGAGCAAGGAAAAGGAACAATATATGA